In one Mucilaginibacter ginsenosidivorax genomic region, the following are encoded:
- the cyoE gene encoding heme o synthase translates to MKWSDYSKLIKLRLTFLVTFSASISFLIGSMANNHAHWVNGINWVNWVKLIIGGFLVTSAANGFNEIIEKDLDKLMKRTMDRPLPSGKMTNGQALVLSLGMGMAGTYLLGSLNLLTGLLSVFSILLYAFVYTPLKRESPIAVFVGAIPGALPPLIGYVAAQQHGRIDEIALILFAIQFVWQFPHFWAIAWVLDDDYKLAGFRLLPTGNRNLGSAVITFIFTLILVPVSLLPTIYHYGGYYVGAVSLTCSVIFLYQAYNLLRTQQIEAARKLMFGSFMYLPIVQLMFLFDFIGK, encoded by the coding sequence ATGAAATGGAGCGATTATTCAAAACTGATTAAATTACGGCTTACCTTTTTGGTTACGTTTTCTGCTTCGATCTCGTTTTTGATAGGTAGCATGGCCAACAATCATGCACATTGGGTAAATGGTATTAATTGGGTTAACTGGGTTAAGCTTATTATAGGCGGGTTCCTGGTTACATCGGCAGCCAATGGGTTTAACGAGATTATTGAGAAGGACCTGGATAAGCTGATGAAACGGACAATGGACAGGCCATTACCCTCAGGTAAAATGACCAACGGGCAAGCCCTGGTTTTAAGCCTGGGCATGGGTATGGCCGGAACCTATTTGTTAGGCAGCCTTAACCTGCTCACGGGCTTGTTATCGGTATTTTCGATATTGTTATATGCATTTGTTTATACACCGCTGAAACGTGAATCGCCCATAGCGGTATTTGTAGGGGCAATACCCGGCGCATTGCCACCGCTTATTGGATATGTAGCCGCCCAACAACACGGTCGCATTGATGAGATAGCGCTGATTTTATTTGCTATCCAGTTTGTATGGCAGTTTCCGCATTTTTGGGCTATTGCCTGGGTGTTGGATGATGATTATAAACTGGCTGGTTTCAGGCTGTTGCCTACGGGCAACCGCAATTTAGGAAGTGCGGTAATTACCTTTATATTTACACTGATATTGGTACCGGTAAGTTTATTGCCAACCATTTACCATTATGGTGGTTACTATGTTGGAGCAGTATCATTAACATGCAGTGTTATTTTTTTATACCAGGCTTATAACCTGTTGCGTACACAGCAAATTGAGGCGGCCCGTAAATTAATGTTTGGCTCGTTTATGTATTTGCCCATAGTACAATTAATGTTTTTATTTGATTTTATAGGAAAGTGA